One window from the genome of Bacteroidota bacterium encodes:
- a CDS encoding TIGR00730 family Rossman fold protein translates to MDRRIAVFCASSTKSKAVYLSDAFRLGETIASHNDILVYGGGRHGLMGAVSDGALSAGGRVAGIIPEFMMDLEWGRDDISSLELTGDMESRKLKMIEGSVAIVVLPGGSGTMEELYQVLTMKRLGHYTNPVVIVNVNSFYDKWLEFMEHTVSEDFLGRDHLKMYTVVENSERIYDAIDNSHSWSEDDINKALV, encoded by the coding sequence ATGGATAGAAGAATAGCCGTTTTCTGTGCTTCAAGCACCAAATCGAAGGCAGTTTACCTTTCGGATGCATTTCGTCTGGGAGAGACCATTGCTTCACACAATGATATTCTTGTGTACGGAGGAGGGCGGCACGGACTGATGGGAGCTGTATCTGACGGTGCCCTGTCGGCAGGTGGAAGAGTGGCGGGAATAATTCCTGAGTTTATGATGGATTTGGAATGGGGAAGAGACGACATTTCCTCACTTGAACTGACAGGTGATATGGAGAGCCGGAAATTAAAAATGATTGAAGGAAGCGTCGCAATAGTCGTGCTGCCGGGAGGAAGTGGTACCATGGAAGAACTTTATCAGGTTCTTACGATGAAGCGACTCGGTCATTACACAAATCCTGTGGTGATTGTAAATGTAAACAGTTTTTACGATAAATGGCTCGAATTTATGGAGCACACAGTGAGTGAGGATTTTCTGGGGAGGGATCATTTGAAGATGTACACCGTGGTGGAAAATTCCGAAAGAATTTATGATGCCATTGATAACTCCCACTCGTGGAGTGAGGACGATATAAATAAAGCTCTGGTTTGA
- the eutM gene encoding ethanolamine utilization microcompartment protein EutM, giving the protein MALDALGMIETKGLVGAIEAADAMVKAANVELIGKETIGGGYVTVMVRGDVGAVKAATDAGAAAAQRVGELVSVHVIPRPHSDVELIIPNRPK; this is encoded by the coding sequence ATGGCATTAGATGCTTTAGGAATGATCGAAACAAAAGGATTGGTTGGCGCAATCGAGGCTGCAGACGCAATGGTTAAAGCCGCCAATGTTGAATTGATTGGAAAAGAGACCATCGGTGGTGGTTATGTAACTGTAATGGTACGCGGAGATGTCGGTGCTGTGAAGGCAGCCACGGATGCCGGTGCTGCTGCAGCTCAGAGAGTTGGTGAACTTGTATCTGTTCATGTAATTCCAAGACCACACAGCGATGTAGAACTGATCATTCCTAACAGACCAAAATAA
- a CDS encoding HAMP domain-containing histidine kinase, giving the protein MEETIKYSAVIIGEDLIDMSLFGKLLSPGGFSAKSFTYSNYKSQSFAGVSVIFIFFTKDTWLVEDALNFFSGKAGSGKLLVLVSGSTEVRLLSAHSRELMSDHLVFPADNLLVEKRLNLYKRILAQNPPPSLSDHKNGAENDLERTILELEEQNVAKDKFFALIAHDLKNPFTGFLGFSEYIAKYYEEISKEDLGDFSVRMYESAQLVYNLIENLLAWSRLRTGNMDFEPVPFDLQETIERILKLCESQILKKEINMINSVNERLSVCADANMVDTVIRNVITNALKFTPKGGVVHVGHTVEEGFVTVFVADSGIGISEDSQRKMFRLGYRVSREGTDGESGTGLGLILSKEFMLKNGGDLYFESKEGNGSKFFVKIPALI; this is encoded by the coding sequence GGAAAGTTGCTTTCTCCGGGCGGGTTTTCCGCAAAATCATTTACTTATTCGAACTATAAATCGCAGAGTTTTGCCGGTGTATCGGTGATTTTCATCTTTTTCACCAAGGACACATGGCTGGTTGAAGATGCGCTCAATTTCTTCAGCGGGAAAGCCGGCTCAGGGAAATTACTTGTGCTTGTATCAGGATCGACAGAAGTGCGGCTGCTAAGCGCTCATTCGAGGGAATTGATGTCTGATCATCTTGTCTTTCCGGCAGATAATCTTCTGGTTGAAAAAAGATTAAATCTCTATAAAAGAATCCTCGCTCAAAACCCGCCACCATCTCTTTCGGATCATAAAAACGGGGCGGAAAACGACCTTGAGAGGACTATCCTCGAACTTGAAGAGCAGAATGTGGCAAAGGACAAGTTCTTTGCCTTAATTGCCCACGATCTTAAAAATCCCTTCACCGGGTTCCTCGGTTTTTCCGAGTATATCGCTAAATATTATGAAGAGATAAGCAAGGAAGACCTGGGTGATTTTTCTGTGAGGATGTATGAATCGGCTCAACTTGTTTACAATCTCATCGAAAATCTTCTTGCATGGAGCAGACTCCGCACAGGCAACATGGATTTTGAACCTGTCCCATTTGATCTTCAGGAGACCATTGAACGAATATTGAAATTGTGTGAGTCACAAATTCTCAAAAAAGAGATAAATATGATTAATTCTGTGAATGAGAGGCTCTCCGTGTGTGCAGATGCAAACATGGTGGACACTGTGATCAGGAATGTGATTACCAATGCACTGAAGTTTACACCAAAAGGCGGGGTTGTACATGTCGGTCATACAGTCGAAGAAGGTTTCGTCACTGTGTTTGTGGCTGACAGCGGTATTGGTATCTCCGAAGACTCACAGAGGAAGATGTTTAGATTGGGATATCGTGTCTCGCGTGAGGGTACAGACGGGGAATCGGGCACAGGCCTTGGTCTGATTCTGTCAAAAGAATTCATGCTCAAGAATGGAGGCGACCTCTACTTTGAAAGCAAAGAGGGGAACGGCTCCAAATTTTTTGTCAAAATCCCTGCTCTGATTTAG
- a CDS encoding PAS domain-containing sensor histidine kinase: MDSFAPVKSGEKEADGYREIFNEMLDYLMLIDGQTGEILEVNNIWESTTGFKKSEITGKHFSTVFCDEQIENAEELEKIMTHDSVVSSRLLRRKTGDPVPVEMSLTMVSFRGKNAILTVLRSIKERLEAEDKIMEMNKRLGELNSTKDKFFSIIAHDLKNQFNVLISFSELLLKDMNSLEEKQRFYFLSQIENVSRSTYGLLSNLLNWARSQTGKLSVCKDVVLLNDLATLVVGELAGQLIGKNLKVDFSGNALVVVYTDEEMIKTVIRNLLSNAIKFSPAGSQIEIEIREEKNHAVFRISDQGIGMDEEIQKELFKPGIRSRHGTANEAGTGIGLTLCYEFITKLNGRIWCKSAPGKGTSMFFTVELPQ, from the coding sequence ATGGATTCATTCGCTCCGGTAAAATCCGGTGAAAAGGAAGCCGACGGCTACAGGGAGATTTTTAATGAGATGCTCGATTATCTCATGCTGATTGACGGACAGACAGGAGAAATTCTCGAGGTCAACAATATTTGGGAGTCGACGACCGGCTTTAAGAAATCAGAAATTACCGGGAAACACTTCTCGACTGTTTTTTGTGATGAGCAGATAGAGAATGCGGAAGAGCTTGAAAAGATTATGACCCACGATTCTGTGGTGTCATCCCGGCTGTTAAGGAGAAAAACAGGGGATCCGGTTCCGGTTGAAATGTCTCTGACAATGGTGAGTTTTCGGGGGAAAAACGCTATTCTTACAGTACTCAGAAGCATCAAAGAGAGGCTCGAGGCTGAAGATAAAATTATGGAAATGAACAAACGGCTCGGTGAACTCAACTCGACAAAGGATAAATTCTTTTCGATTATTGCGCACGATTTAAAGAACCAGTTCAATGTTCTTATCTCTTTCTCCGAACTGTTATTGAAGGATATGAACTCACTCGAGGAGAAGCAGCGGTTTTATTTCCTGAGTCAGATTGAAAATGTGTCGAGATCAACCTATGGCCTGTTATCGAATTTATTAAACTGGGCGAGAAGTCAGACCGGAAAACTTTCAGTCTGCAAAGATGTGGTACTCTTAAATGACCTCGCCACCCTGGTGGTTGGTGAACTTGCAGGGCAACTGATCGGGAAGAATCTCAAAGTGGATTTCTCGGGGAATGCTCTTGTAGTTGTTTATACTGATGAGGAGATGATAAAAACTGTTATCCGCAATCTTCTTTCCAATGCGATTAAATTCAGTCCAGCCGGAAGCCAGATTGAGATAGAGATAAGAGAGGAAAAAAATCATGCGGTCTTTAGAATCAGCGATCAGGGGATCGGGATGGACGAGGAGATTCAAAAAGAGCTCTTTAAACCGGGAATTCGCTCCCGCCATGGAACGGCAAATGAAGCCGGCACCGGCATTGGTTTGACGCTGTGTTACGAGTTCATTACAAAATTGAACGGCAGAATTTGGTGTAAAAGTGCCCCGGGCAAGGGTACTTCAATGTTTTTTACGGTAGAATTGCCACAATAG